A stretch of DNA from Rhineura floridana isolate rRhiFlo1 chromosome 20, rRhiFlo1.hap2, whole genome shotgun sequence:
CAGTTCCTCCCTTTGATGCAGCTGGGAAGACaagtttggaagcttttgcttaaccatggtttgtcatgTCATCTGGGCCACAAACCATGGCTAACGTTACGCACAGTTAGTTTCAAGCCAATTCACTTCAAACTAGCATCGGAGGCAttttgtttctgaataccagttgctgggaatcacaagtgctgCATTCAAATCCTCCTTGTtgccttcccaaaggcatctggttggccactgtgagaacaggatgccggattatatgggtctttggccttatccaacagggctcctcttGCGTTATGTTCTTAGAGTcactgaagttggcttgtttaaaCCAGGATTGGGCAGACTTCAACTCTTATTTTACTAAAACCCTGAGATTCACCATGCAGAATCTGGTGCAAAAGTTATAGAATTAATTAATtttgagcccaggaatttgttttacgTTCCAGAACTGAACTAAGCTCACAATCCTGCCCTGTAAAAATCCATTTctttcataaaaatgaaaatcaTTTCATAAAAATCCATATTTCTTCACTACATTTCAGCAGTTTAATTGTGAGGAGGTGagcaatgttttcattttaaatgttaaatcattggaatcagaaatccttgccaatgTACTTTTtatcacccagagatctaacAGTAGGTCAGACTACCATCTGTCCACCACTGGCTTACATCTAATATAGTTCAGACTAGCCACAGACTCAGGTTTGAATAGCACCAGGTTAAACAATGATTGTAGTTAATCAaaagtgaaagcttccaaatGCCCCCTCCCGTCCACACAGGAGGGCAAGAGGGAAGCATCAGGGACTGAGGCTCACTGCAGCTCAGTCACTTCACAGcagaactatggtttagcatgatgtTCAAACATGGCTACTATAACAATGCAAGCCATCTCGAACCAAAGGATTTTGAAACCAAGAGAAGCGGCAGCCAAGAAGATGAAATGCAATGACCTGAAATTATCATGGAATAAAGCGTGCACTCAATACGTCTTTACATTTTGCACTGTGAAGATTTAACaagcatgctctctctctctctctcaatgaaAGGGTGTGTTGCAGTGTTATATGACCAAGAAATAGGAGTTAGGGAGGAGCAACAAAAATGAAGGGGTGAGGCTAAACGAAGAGGAGTGGGATTGATTCTTAATGACTGCCTGAGTTCTATGGGATGGCgtcaacaaaaatactctgatcTGGGTCACAACTGAGAGAGGGAAACTTGCCTCTAACTCCAGACACCAAACAACATGGGGCAGGTTTAGCGGTGTCTCACTCTCTCATTTTTACTTTCTCTTTCCTAAAAAAAGTGGGacataattataataaaaaagcTACATATGAATTGGGTTAAATTGGTACTCCAGGTTTCAAGGTATTTTAGATGTGGGACTCAAAAGGGTGGCTATGAAGAGCCTTCTAGTCCTCAAGAACACTTAAGAACTTAAGAGcagccctgcctgatcaggccaaaggcccctccagtccagcatcatgttctcacagttggccaaccaggtgccccagcaggaagcccgcaagcaggacctgagcgcaacagtaagtctccccacttgtgattcccaagagCTGGTATTATTCAGATGTATAGTGGCTCCAAGAATGGAGAGAATATATAGCCATCCTGACTTTTAGCCACTGATATCCTCCGTGAATTAGTCTAATCCTTCTTctcaagctgtccaagttggtgaccatcactgcctcttgcggaagtgaattccacagttaacTGTGCGCTGCCTGAAGAAACACTTTTTGTTTATCCTGAATCTTGCACCaatcagcttctttggatggccccaggttctgGTATTATGCCACAGGGAGCAAAAAAGCCAACTTGCTCCATGCTATGCTTAATTTTAGAAACCTCTGTCATGTTTCTCCCAACTTACACAcgcccttactcaccttttttctaaaccaaGAAGCCCCACACGTCCACACACAGGAAtcactccagccccttgatcattttggttgccccttttcTGCCCTCCTTCCCGAAAATTCTTTCTCACCAGCAATTGCAACAAGCATACCCTTTTTTCCTTGCCATGCTGTCGTTTTGAGCGCTTCTTTTGCCGCATGGAACGCTGTAACCCCGAAGGAGGCAGGCAGTTCACATTGATGAACAATCCTTCATCCGTTTCCATGGCTGGTTAAATCAAGTGCTTCTGGTCAGTTTTTTAAAAGACTGTCCTGTTATAGGTGAAATCAAAATCGAATTAAAACCAGCCTTTAAGgggaaatagcagcagcagctctctccaTAGATATCCCAAGCAAGGAAGAGCAAAAAGGCAATTTTGCACTCTGAGCAGCAGCCCCACCAGGACCCACGTGCGTGTGTTGCAGTGGAAGGACCCTAATAGGTGTCTAATAAAATCCCTTACGAGAAGCAGTAATAAAGTGGACTCCACTGCAGGAAAGCTTCTATGTCAGAAATGTAAACGTGCAGGATGCAAAAGTGTGACCCATGCCAGGATTATTTTTTTACTGAActtttttgtatttattgtaattttactattcttttcttttgtattaatcTATTCACTGCTTTGCAGGCCTTGGCCAAATAGAAACTGAGGATGATAAATCTGTTAAGTCTTTACGGTACCACACAAGAATCTTCCCTTcttttcctcccaattttgtatcatgccCCTTAGGTTGTGAGCTGGTAGGCAAGggctgacttttttaaaaaaaagatgtacaATGTTTAGAACATTTTAGGTACTATAATGTTAATTAATTCAtaagactaacacagctaccccttGGTGGGGGGGGGCGAAGGAGAGAATAGGGCTGTGTCAGAAGTTGCCTTGAATTCTCATTTTAATTTTGGGGTGAGGAATTTTCATTTTTGTGCAGAGGAACTCTGTGTTGGtgagaagggacatagctcagtggaagcccgtctgctttgcacgcagaagatcccaggttcagtccccaacagcaCCTCCAGGTTGGGCTGCGAATCTCTGCTGAAATACtacagagctgctgcctgtctgtGCAGttaatactaggctagatgggccaagggtccgattcggtatgaggcagcttcctatgctttcATATTGATGTTTTTAGTACACTGATTGcatttgtaatttatttattttatttatttatttattacatttatatactgccccatagccaaagctctctgggcagtttacagcaattaaaaacattaaaagcaaatgttgaatcaaatcaaatcataaaaatgccaaaaatgaacaaacaaacaaacctggctGGCGTGTGATATACAATGATAAACTAACTAGATGGAACTATATGGCAAATCAGTGCAAtctgttcatttatttaaatatttatatctcCTGCTTTCCCAAGCATAAATCCTCTCCCAAAAGCAACTTGCAATAAATCAAACCAACATCAAACACAGCTCTGGTGTTCTTGTATGTGTACATACAAGTCACTGTGACAAACAAAAGAGAGGTTTTATTTACATTTCCTGGAAAACATTTCCtgctttcttttcatttttaccGGAGCGGTGAATGACGGCAGAAGCCAAACTTTTTTGCCATGTAAATAAAATCTCGTCTCGTTAGAGACAGTAACATACATCCTAACCAAATCCTACAAGGGATTCAGAGCAAGCTTGCTTGAACTGCTGTTTGACGGGTTGTCCTATGAGCCACAACAGCTAAGGATGGATCTTCTATGTtcaaaggcagtctacctctgaatacctggcACTGTGGGAAAAATAAACATGATGGAATGGTCACTCctaaggatgaggaacctgtggccctcgagatgttgtcgggcctacaactcccaccatccttggtcATGCTTGCAGGGGCTAATGGGAATCGTAGTTCAAcctcaccgggggggggggagagaaaggttcCCCCACGCCTGACCTAGACTAGCCTAGACTGCTCGCCACACGccattggactccaattcccatcaacccctacCAGTACAGCCAATGGCGAGGgacgatgggaactgtagtccaacaaccctgCCCACCCCTTTCTACTTGGAACTTTCCCCCAAAGCGTTTCCTGCCCTGCTGAAAGCAGAACCCTACTTACAAAATAAAAGGTGACACCAGCGGGCTTCCATCAAAGCCAAtcttcctccccatcctcctcccccccacaaaTCAAAGTCACTTTCAGAGGCACCACATTAGACACCTCTAACGGCTCCCACACAAGGGAGACCCTTCCTTGCGGCGCATGCGTCGCGAGGGACAGCGAAGGGAGCGAGGCGTCTCGCGGCCTCTGAGGCGGCGACAAAATGGCGGCGGCGGCTGCGGCGGCTGAGGGGAACTCAGCGGCGGCTGCGACgtcgccgccgcctcctcctcctgaggGAAACGACGAAGACGGAGAGGAGGCCGAGTCGcctcaggaggaggaagaagacgaggaggaggaggcggcggcggcgggaccCAGCAGCGGCGTTGCCGGCGGGAACAGCGCGGGGTTCCGCTTGACGGCAGTGCGGCGCGACCCGGCGGTGCGGCTCCAGCACGGCGTGAGCGGCCTGGAGCCGCTGGCTTGGTCAGAGGACCACCGCGTGTCGGTGAGCACGGCCCGCAGCATCGCCGTCCTCGAGCAGCTCAGCGATATCCAAGGcggcggcagcaacagcagcggAGGCGCCGCCACGGACCTCGTCATTCACCGCACGGCCGTGCCGGCCCCGGCCGCCGCCTGCCACCTCAAGGTGGGGAGGAGGGTCACAGCGGGATGGGAAAGGAAAGGTCGCTCCTGGCCTCACAGACGCGGACAGCCCGCGGAACTCACCGCCACGACATGCGCGGGCTTGTTGgaatgagaggggaggaggggagaggtgggAGGAGCCTTAAAGGGAAGCGCCAGCAAGCCCCGCCCACCCCTGGCCCCGCCCACTCTTGAGCCGAGTTCCAGCGTTGCGGCCCCCaggcatatctactcagaggctACTCAGAGGTAAAGGAGTGTGTAGGAGCTGGCGCCTCGGTGTATGTAGAATACATTGGGGTGTTTGTCTTACTCcagagtagagccattggaaATAATGGGCGTGATGCTTCGCCCCATTAATGTtggtgggtctactcttgagtgtAATTTACTTGGTTACTGCCCACTGGGGTTATATCTAGTACTACCCAAAAGGCACCCatcaaaatcaatcaataaatctgttgattttggtgGGTCTATTCTGTGTAGTGCTTAGTGGGGTACAACCTGTACTCTCTGaagtatgggttgtattcaacagagTATTCCGCAGTTGTATTCCACAGagttgccagcatggttaacgagcaaagtcaaggaagctcttagaggcaaaaagtcttccttcagaaaatggaagtcttgtccaaatgaagaaaataaaaaagaacacaaactctggcaaaagaaatgcaagaagacaataagggatgctaaaaaagaatttgaggagcacattgctaagaacataaaaaccaacaacaaaaaattctataaatacattcaaagcatgagaccatctagggagacaattggacccttggatgataagggagtcaaaggtgtactaaagaacgataaggagattgcagagaagctaaatgaattctttgcatctgtcttcacagtggaagatatagggcagatccctgaacctgaactaacatttgcaggaagggattctgaggaactaagacaaatagtggtaacgagagaggaagttctaagcttaatggacaatataaaaactgacagatcaccgggcccggatggcatccacccgagagttctcaaagaactcaaaggtgaaattgctgatctgctaactaaaatatgtaacttgtcccttgggtcctcctccgtgcctgaggactggaaagtggcaaatgtaacaccaatcttcaaaaagggatccagaggggatcccggaaattacaggccagttagcttaacttctctccctggaaaactggtagaaagtattattaaagctagattaaccaagcacatagaagaacaagccttgctgaagcagagccagcatggcttctgcaagggaaagtcctgtctcagtaacctattagaattctttgagagtgtcaacaagcatatagatagaggtgatccagtggacatagtgtacttagtctttcaaaaagcgtttgacaaggtacctcaccaaaggcttctgaggaagcttagcagtcatggaataagaggagaggtcctcttgtggataaggaattggttaagaagcagaaagcagagagtaggaataaacggacagttctcccaatggagggctgtagaaagtggagtccctcacggatcggtattgggacctgtacttttcaacttgttcattaatgacctagaattaggagtgagcagtgaagaggccaagtttgctgacgacactaaattgttcagggttgttaaaacaaaaagggattgcgaagagctccaaaaagacctctccaaactgaatgaatgggcggaaaaatggcaaatgcaattcaatataaacaagtgtaaaattatgcatattggagcaaaaaatcttaatttcacatatacgctcatggggtctgaactggcggtgaccgaccaggagagagacctcagggttgtagtggacagcacaatgaaaatgtcgacccagtgtgcggcagctgtgaaaaaggcaaattccatgctagcgataattaggaaaggtattgaaaataaaacagccgatatcataatgccgttgtataaatctatggtgcggccgcatttggaatactgtgtacagttctggtcgcctcatctcaaaaaggatattatagagttggaaaaggttcagaagagggcaaccagaatgatcaaggggatggagcaactccgttacgaggaaaggttgcagcatttggggctttttagtttagagaaaaggcgggtcagaggagacatgatagaagtatataaaattatgcatggcattgagaaagtggatagagaaaagttcttctccctctctcataatactagaactcgtggacattcaaagaagctgaatgttggaagattcaggacagacaaaaggaagtacttctttactcagcgcatagttaaactatggaatttgctcccacaagatgcagtaatggccaccagcttggatggctttaaaagaagattagacaaattcatggaggacagggctatcaatggctactagccatgatggatgtgctgtgccaccctagtcagaggcagcatgcttctgaaaaccagttgccggaagcctcaggaggggagagtgttcttgcactcgggtcctgcttgcgggcttcccccaggcacctggttggccactgtgagaacaggatgctggactagatgggccactggcctgatccagcaggctcttcttatgttcttatgttcttatgagtttcTGCtgacagtagacccattgagattaTGCACCAAAGTTAGACATGTCTGTTCACTTTGATGGGTCTACTCCGGTTAGTACTAGCATTGAATACGGTTGAATGTTGTGCTTACATCTCacattttcctccaagaagcttaagGTGGCTTAGATGGGGCTCTTTGTGTTATCCTCACagtaaccctgtgaagtaggttaggctgagagaggaaGACTGACTTAAAGTCATCTGTTGAGGTTTgtgtggctgaatggggatttggacctggaaCTCCCAGGTCCTAGACCAGGGATGCAGAACTTAGGGGATCAGGGaccgaatgtggccctccagaacacTCTATCTGGCTCTTGGAACTCTCTCTATGCCCTGCCCCCTCTTCAGGACACACCCTTCACCAGCCTTGCTCCACACCTCTCAGGTGCTTTTGCCTAGGTGAAAAGTGTCCTTAAGTAGCGATTATGCTTGCTTGAGTTGAGGATGGAGAGGTGAGagggtagaaacctctgacttttgtgtggctgggatGTAGGCTGCTGTACGAAAGTAAGAATTGTTTCTGTTCCgcacaccactggcatgcggcccccagaaggttccctatgagggaatgaggcccttgggatgaaaaagattccttgtcctagtccaacactaaccactacacaacaggATAGATCTGGATCTCcgggtagatctctgggtggtgtGTGGTAGATCAGAAAGGATTTATTTCTCCCTGTTCCCAATGGTTAAACATAGCAATTTAATAATGAACTGATTCCCACCCCATTGCCATTTTCTGCTGGAGAAATGAAGAAATCTTGGGGTAGTCTACgatttttgtgtgaaagggtTAGGCGATCCATTCATTTCTGGGGTCAGAATTTTTAATTTCAAGCATTTGTGTTTCACACTAGGGTCAGATTGGTTGGTGATGCTGAGGCTGTAGGGGGAAAAACCAACCCTGAAGTCTGCTCACCCCTTTGCTACCCACATATAGAGCAAGGCATGGTCAGCTTGTGCAACTCATTGCCACTAGAGGTGGGCACGGCTGCTAGTCCAGTGCACAAATGACTTGGGGGAAGACAGGGCTAGAGGGTTCTTGAAATGGCCCTTTTCCCCGGGTCATCCAACGGAGCTGAATAGTGGGAGATCAGGACAAAGAAGCAGCAGTACTACTCCATGCAGCTCGTAATTGAACTGCGGTATCCGATCTCACAAGgtgtagtgatggtcaccaacttggacggctttaaaaggggattagacacattcgtGGGAGATCAGGCTGTCAGTGGCTGGTCATTGTGATGTCTGTTACTTGCAGAGTCAGAGACTTCTAAATGACAATTGCTGGAGAACAACGGCAGGAGATGGGCATTATGCTGATGTCCTActgagggcttcccataagccTCCGTTTGACCCCTGTTGGGaagaggatcctggactagataggtcttcCGTCTTATCTTGCAGGGCTGCTCTGATATTATTGAGTGCTTCAGAGCTGTGGCGGGTGCCCTGCTTCATCAGGTGCATGCACCAGAACCTGATCAAGCAGGCTTTTGCGAATGGAAGTTCATTTCtttgcctttaaggtgccacgccAGCTTTCAGTTTGAATGTGCATATATTTAAACACACTGGCTTTCTTTTTTCAGGTTGGTTCCAAAAAAGAAGTTGCCGAATGTAAGGAAAAGTTTGCGAGTTCGAAGGATCCAACTGTAAGCCAGACATTCATGTTAGACAGAGTGTTCAACCCTGAAGGGAAGTCGCTGCCATCTATGCGAGGCTTCAAATACGCCAGCTGGTCTCCCCTGGGCTGTGATGCAAATGGCAGGTGCCTGCTGGCGGCCTTAACTGTGGACAACAGACTAACCATCCACACTAACCTTAACAGACTTCAGTGGGTGCAGTTGGTTGACTtgactgagttctatggggagcGCCTGTATGAAAACAGCTACCGGCTTTGTAAGGGTGAGGGTCCCCGGGCGGATTTAGGGGACTTCTCCGAATTTCAGAGACGGCACAGCATGCAGACCCCGGTGCGCATGGAGTGGTCTGGGATCTGCACCACCCAGCAGGTGAAGCATAACAACGAGTGTCGGGATGTGGGCAGTGTGCTGCTGGCGGTGATCTTTGAAAATGGTAACATTGCCGTCTGGCAGTTCCAGCTACCTTTTGTGGGCAAGGAATCAATCACCTCGTGCAATACCATTGAGTCGGGAATCAGTTCCCCCAGCGTCTTGTCCTGGTGGGAATATGAGCACAGCAACCGCAAGATGAGTGGGCTTATTGTGGGGAGTGCTTTCGGACCCGTTAAAATCCTCCCGGTCAACCTTAAAGCAGTCAAGGGCTACTTCACCTTGAGACAGCCAGTGGTTTTGTGGCAGGAAATGGACCAATTGCCTGTACACAGCATCAAGAGCATTCCTCTCTACCACCCATATCAGAAATgtagctgtagcttagtggtggcTGCGAGAGGGTGCTACGTCTTCTGGTGTCTTCTCTTGATATCCAAAGCAGGCTTGAATGTCCATAACTCGCATGTGACTGGGCTCCACTCTCTCCCAATCATCTCCATGACTGCAGACAAGCAGAACGGGACCATCTACACATGCTCTATTGATGGGAAGGTCAGGCAGCTGATCCCCATCTTCACGGATGTTGCACTGAAATTTGAGCACCAGCTGCTAAAGTTGTCTGAAGTGTTTGGCTCTGTGAGGACTCACGGGATTGCAGTGAGCCCCTGTGGCGCATACCTAGCGGTCGTGACCACAGAAGGCATGACCAACGGCCTCCACCCCATTACCAAGAGCTACCAGGTTCAGTTTGTGACCCTCAAAACATTTGAGGAAGCGGCCGCTCAGCTCCTGGAATCCTCTGTCCAAAACCTTTTCAGACAGGTTGACCTAACGGATCTCGTCCGCTGGAAGATCTTGAAAGATAAGCACATCCCGCGGTTCCTACAGGAAGCCTTGGATAAAAAGATTGAGAGCTTTGGGTCCACTTATTTTTGGCGCTTCAAACTGTTCCTCTTGAGGATTTTGTACCAGTCGCTGCAGAAGGCTCCCTCTGAGGCCCTGTGGAGGCCGACACACGAGGACACAAAGGTCTTAATAGCACATTCCCCTGGGACAGATGGGAGCGAAGAGCCTCAACAAGACGAGGGGACTTTGAAACAGGACAGCAAGCAAAATCCAAGCAACGTCGTCAGTGGGGTGGATATGGATGATCTGGCCGATGACTCTCTTGTCCGCCCAAGTGACTTAGGAGGGCGAGAGCCAATGGAGGAGAAGCTTCTTGAAATCCAAGCCCAGATCGAAGCTGTAGAAATGCATCTGACCCGGGAACACATGAAACGGGTCTTGGGGGAAGTCTACTTGCACACATGGATTACGGAGAACACCAGCATTCCCACGCGGGGGGTCTGTGACTTCTTAATGTGTGACGAAAGTTACGACGACAGGACAGCACGGGTAAGTACCTCTCAATATAAAGGCTTGTGGTCTATTTTGTACAATCAAATGCTGGCTTAAGAAACCCCGACATGCATGAGCTTTGTGCCCTCGCATGCAGCCCTCTTGCTCTCTCACTTCATTCCTCTTTGCACAAGCAGGGAAGCGACCTTCGCTTCCCATTACGTGCGACCTGCGAACTTTGGTTGATGGCTTCCAAATAAGCCACGATTAGAAAGCCAGCTTTAAACGTTGGTGCAGATAAAGGCTAAAGGTGGGTCTCCAATGTGGAAGGTCAAAGGCTACTGCATCTAGGTCATTGGTGCGGGCCTTTTAGAGTTCTTGCGTTCTTGGTAGGCCTGGTGGCCTCAGATGTGGTCCCGTCAGGGAATAGATATTGGATCACGTGCATTGCCTGGCACAAGTGAAAGGGATTGAGCAGGGACAAAGTAGGATCCTTTTCCTGCCTGCTTCTGTGTTGCTCCGCCCGCCCCCCCATATCAGCAGGTTATAGGTTGAATTCCTAATAGTTCAGTATGTTCTGTCAGAGGATCACAACTGCTGTTACTGCTGTCTGTAAATACCTTGGACTTGTTTCTCTCtgctctgctcctggatctgatctGTCCAGCCCCCTCCTGTGATGATTCCAAGTGCTGTCCAGTCAGCAGTCTG
This window harbors:
- the GTF3C4 gene encoding general transcription factor 3C polypeptide 4 isoform X1, which translates into the protein MAAAAAAAEGNSAAAATSPPPPPPEGNDEDGEEAESPQEEEEDEEEEAAAAGPSSGVAGGNSAGFRLTAVRRDPAVRLQHGVSGLEPLAWSEDHRVSVSTARSIAVLEQLSDIQGGGSNSSGGAATDLVIHRTAVPAPAAACHLKVGSKKEVAECKEKFASSKDPTVSQTFMLDRVFNPEGKSLPSMRGFKYASWSPLGCDANGRCLLAALTVDNRLTIHTNLNRLQWVQLVDLTEFYGERLYENSYRLCKGEGPRADLGDFSEFQRRHSMQTPVRMEWSGICTTQQVKHNNECRDVGSVLLAVIFENGNIAVWQFQLPFVGKESITSCNTIESGISSPSVLSWWEYEHSNRKMSGLIVGSAFGPVKILPVNLKAVKGYFTLRQPVVLWQEMDQLPVHSIKSIPLYHPYQKCSCSLVVAARGCYVFWCLLLISKAGLNVHNSHVTGLHSLPIISMTADKQNGTIYTCSIDGKVRQLIPIFTDVALKFEHQLLKLSEVFGSVRTHGIAVSPCGAYLAVVTTEGMTNGLHPITKSYQVQFVTLKTFEEAAAQLLESSVQNLFRQVDLTDLVRWKILKDKHIPRFLQEALDKKIESFGSTYFWRFKLFLLRILYQSLQKAPSEALWRPTHEDTKVLIAHSPGTDGSEEPQQDEGTLKQDSKQNPSNVVSGVDMDDLADDSLVRPSDLGGREPMEEKLLEIQAQIEAVEMHLTREHMKRVLGEVYLHTWITENTSIPTRGVCDFLMCDESYDDRTARVLIGHILKKMNKQTFPEHCSLCKEILPFADRKQAVCSNGHIWLRCFLTYQACQSLVYRRCLLRDSIARHPTPEDPDWIKRLLQGPCTFCDSPVF
- the GTF3C4 gene encoding general transcription factor 3C polypeptide 4 isoform X2 — protein: MAAAAAAAEGNSAAAATSPPPPPPEGNDEDGEEAESPQEEEEDEEEEAAAAGPSSGVAGGNSAGFRLTAVRRDPAVRLQHGVSGLEPLAWSEDHRVSVSTARSIAVLEQLSDIQGGGSNSSGGAATDLVIHRTAVPAPAAACHLKVGSKKEVAECKEKFASSKDPTVSQTFMLDRVFNPEGKSLPSMRGFKYASWSPLGCDANGRCLLAALTVDNRLTIHTNLNRLQWVQLVDLTEFYGERLYENSYRLCKGEGPRADLGDFSEFQRRHSMQTPVRMEWSGICTTQQVKHNNECRDVGSVLLAVIFENGNIAVWQFQLPFVGKESITSCNTIESGISSPSVLSWWEYEHSNRKMSGLIVGSAFGPVKILPVNLKAVKGYFTLRQPVVLWQEMDQLPVHSIKSIPLYHPYQKCSCSLVVAARGCYVFWCLLLISKAGLNVHNSHVTGLHSLPIISMTADKQNGTIYTCSIDGKVRQLIPIFTDVALKFEHQLLKLSEVFGSVRTHGIAVSPCGAYLAVVTTEGMTNGLHPITKSYQVQFVTLKTFEEAAAQLLESSVQNLFRQVDLTDLVRWKILKDKHIPRFLQEALDKKIESFGSTYFWRFKLFLLRILYQSLQKAPSEALWRPTHEDTKVLIAHSPGTDGSEEPQQDEGTLKQDSKQNPSNVVSGVDMDDLADDSLVRPSDLGGREPMEEKLLEIQAQIEAVEMHLTREHMKRVLGEVYLHTWITENTSIPTRGVCDFLMCDESYDDRTARVLIGHILKKMNKQTFPEHCSLCKEILPFADRKQAVCSNGHIWLRCFLTYQACQSLVYRRCLLRDSIARHPTPEGIPTSEFQDVLAWCQESP